In Roseisolibacter agri, the following proteins share a genomic window:
- a CDS encoding class I SAM-dependent methyltransferase — MLSVVKAALDAVMERRARALVEQVRAALPPDGPLLDLGSGTGHLAAALERALGREVVTADVSDIHVVGRPPVAITDGALPFADGTFAAALLVFMLAYPRDPAGVLAEARRVTRGPLVVVQTVYANRFGHAWHRGREFVWTVVAFHASRLVGYVPRDARFSMRTRRFYTADRLQRDVASAGLRVLSRSARPVLPGGALAVATWTLGHDG, encoded by the coding sequence ATGCTGAGCGTGGTGAAGGCGGCGCTCGACGCCGTGATGGAGCGGCGCGCGCGCGCGCTCGTGGAGCAGGTGCGCGCCGCGCTGCCGCCCGACGGGCCGCTGCTCGACCTCGGCTCCGGCACGGGGCACCTGGCGGCGGCGCTGGAGCGCGCGCTCGGGCGCGAGGTCGTGACGGCGGACGTGAGCGACATCCACGTCGTGGGGCGGCCGCCCGTCGCCATCACCGACGGCGCGCTCCCGTTCGCGGACGGCACGTTCGCCGCGGCGCTGCTCGTCTTCATGCTCGCGTACCCGCGCGACCCGGCCGGCGTGCTCGCGGAGGCGCGGCGCGTCACGCGCGGCCCGCTCGTCGTGGTGCAGACCGTGTACGCGAACCGATTCGGGCACGCATGGCACCGCGGCCGCGAGTTCGTCTGGACCGTCGTGGCGTTCCACGCGTCGCGGCTGGTGGGCTACGTGCCGCGCGACGCGCGCTTCAGCATGCGCACGCGCCGCTTCTACACCGCCGATCGCCTGCAGCGCGACGTGGCGTCGGCGGGGCTGCGCGTCCTGTCGCGCAGTGCGCGGCCGGTGCTGCCGGGCGGCGCGCTCGCCGTCGCCACCTGGACGCTGGGGCACGATGGCTGA
- a CDS encoding glycosyltransferase family 2 protein has protein sequence MADTTSGRRLSFVIPARNEEALIGEVVEAILVSIARAVGVTRDALWLPDTPFEVVVADDGSEDATAAIVGRYAAGAGVRLVACVGRTCARARNAGAAATTGRILCFVDADTIVPADAVARILQLHEREGRCLVLYRLASREPGVRAWLWWTFWGLARHLPLARAKSMPAFMSCDRAHFESYGPFDESWVIAEEWPLTEAAYRYHPERFLYDRTLTARTSSRRMELQPFGYLRTFLKWVLVVLSPWARTDAYDHIRHEAGD, from the coding sequence ATGGCTGACACGACGTCCGGACGCCGCCTCTCGTTCGTGATCCCGGCGCGGAACGAGGAGGCGCTGATCGGCGAGGTGGTGGAGGCCATCCTCGTGAGCATCGCGCGCGCGGTCGGCGTGACGCGCGACGCGCTCTGGCTGCCCGACACGCCGTTCGAGGTCGTCGTCGCGGACGATGGCAGCGAGGACGCGACCGCGGCCATCGTCGGGCGCTACGCCGCAGGCGCCGGCGTGCGGCTGGTCGCGTGCGTCGGCCGCACCTGCGCCCGCGCGCGCAACGCCGGCGCCGCGGCCACCACGGGCCGGATCCTCTGCTTCGTCGACGCGGACACCATCGTCCCCGCGGACGCCGTCGCGCGCATCCTGCAGCTGCACGAGCGCGAGGGGCGCTGCCTGGTGCTCTACCGCCTCGCGTCGCGCGAGCCCGGCGTCCGCGCGTGGCTCTGGTGGACCTTCTGGGGGCTGGCGCGGCACCTTCCGCTCGCGCGCGCCAAGTCGATGCCCGCCTTCATGAGCTGCGATCGCGCGCACTTCGAGAGCTACGGCCCGTTCGACGAGTCGTGGGTGATCGCCGAGGAGTGGCCGCTGACCGAGGCGGCGTACCGGTACCATCCGGAGCGCTTCCTCTACGACCGCACGCTCACCGCGCGCACCTCCAGCCGCCGCATGGAGCTGCAGCCGTTCGGGTACCTGCGCACGTTCCTCAAGTGGGTCCTCGTGGTGCTGTCGCCGTGGGCGCGCACCGACGCGTACGATCACATCCGGCACGAGGCGGGCGACTGA
- a CDS encoding EamA family transporter has translation MDARTAMLILGAVVTSAAGQLLLKSGAQQPAAHGPMAFLLAAARDGRVLAGIIAWGISAVCWLYVLRVAPLSRAYLLSSLTYVLVPLAGVHLFGESLRRPHVVGMVLILLGVACLLSGE, from the coding sequence ATGGACGCGCGCACGGCGATGCTCATCCTGGGCGCGGTGGTGACGTCGGCCGCCGGGCAGCTCCTGCTGAAGTCCGGCGCGCAGCAGCCGGCCGCGCATGGCCCGATGGCGTTCCTGCTCGCCGCCGCGCGCGACGGGCGCGTGCTGGCGGGCATCATTGCGTGGGGGATCTCGGCGGTCTGCTGGCTGTACGTGCTGCGCGTGGCGCCGCTCTCGCGCGCCTACCTGCTCTCGAGCCTCACCTACGTGCTCGTCCCGCTCGCGGGCGTGCACCTGTTCGGCGAGTCGCTGCGCCGGCCGCACGTGGTGGGGATGGTGCTGATCCTCCTGGGCGTGGCCTGCCTGCTCTCCGGCGAGTGA
- a CDS encoding N(4)-(beta-N-acetylglucosaminyl)-L-asparaginase has protein sequence MSISRRDFLGSAATTAAGAALARPAGAMPWVSVAERTPPAPAAAARPVVISSDNGYSTDASGKRGIQVAYDLLARGGDPLDAIIAGVNVVELNPEDQSVGLGGLPNEDGVVQLDASCMHGPTKRAGAVACLERIATPSLVAKAVMDHTDHVLLVGDDALRFARRMGFAEQELLTEKSREAWLRWKANPPTPGMWVDTRPKGGTRTSARFQAAHEYAADGSLAATTGTINMNAVTASGDLASVTTTSGMAWKIPGRVGDSPLHGAGQYCDNTVGAAGSTGRGEANIKVCGAFLAVEFMRQGMSPEAALIKVMERVLAMTEPRLMNERGRPYFDLEFYAVAKDGRVAGASAYQGSRYAVADASGARLMDGAYLFKREERPAPRK, from the coding sequence GTGTCCATCTCCCGCCGCGACTTCCTCGGCAGCGCCGCGACCACCGCAGCCGGCGCCGCCCTCGCCCGCCCCGCCGGGGCGATGCCCTGGGTCTCGGTCGCCGAGCGCACGCCGCCCGCGCCCGCCGCGGCCGCGCGGCCCGTCGTGATCTCGTCGGACAATGGCTACAGCACCGACGCGAGCGGGAAGCGCGGCATCCAGGTCGCCTACGACCTGCTCGCGCGCGGCGGCGACCCGCTCGACGCCATCATCGCCGGCGTCAACGTGGTCGAGCTCAACCCCGAGGACCAGAGCGTCGGGCTGGGCGGCCTGCCGAACGAGGACGGCGTCGTGCAGCTGGACGCGAGCTGCATGCACGGCCCGACGAAGCGCGCCGGCGCGGTCGCGTGCCTGGAGCGCATCGCCACGCCGTCGCTGGTGGCGAAGGCAGTGATGGACCACACGGACCACGTGCTGCTCGTGGGCGACGACGCGCTCCGCTTCGCGCGCCGCATGGGCTTCGCCGAGCAGGAGCTGCTGACGGAGAAGAGCCGCGAGGCGTGGCTGCGCTGGAAGGCGAACCCGCCGACGCCGGGGATGTGGGTCGACACGCGCCCCAAGGGCGGCACGCGCACCAGCGCGCGCTTCCAGGCGGCGCACGAGTACGCGGCCGACGGCTCGCTCGCCGCGACGACGGGCACGATCAACATGAACGCCGTCACCGCGAGCGGCGACCTCGCGAGCGTCACGACGACGAGCGGCATGGCGTGGAAGATCCCGGGTCGCGTGGGCGACTCGCCGCTCCATGGCGCGGGGCAGTACTGCGACAACACCGTCGGCGCCGCGGGATCGACGGGGCGCGGCGAGGCGAACATCAAGGTGTGCGGCGCGTTCCTGGCGGTCGAGTTCATGCGCCAGGGGATGAGCCCCGAGGCGGCGCTCATCAAGGTGATGGAGCGCGTGCTGGCGATGACGGAGCCGCGGCTGATGAACGAGCGCGGGCGCCCGTACTTCGATCTCGAGTTCTACGCGGTCGCGAAGGACGGCCGCGTGGCCGGCGCGAGCGCGTACCAGGGGAGCCGCTACGCGGTCGCCGACGCCTCGGGCGCGCGGCTGATGGACGGCGCGTACCTGTTCAAGCGCGAGGAGCGCCCGGCGCCGCGGAAGTAG
- a CDS encoding copper homeostasis protein CutC, which produces MSEILVEACVDTVASALAAEAGGAGRVELCANLVEGGTTPSAGTIALARERLAIPLFVIVRPRGGDFLHDAGELAVMRRDVEEARRLGADGVVIGALAPDGRVDAEAVRMLVDAARPMRVTFHRAFDATRDLTEALEALVALGVDRVLTSGGAPSALEGAGALGALVRQAGDRLVVLAGGGLTAATVGPVVAASGVREVHVRGAERAESGMRFRRVAVGVAKPYVPDDFARVVTSADRIREVVAACASASAAAGPKPG; this is translated from the coding sequence ATGTCGGAGATCCTGGTCGAGGCGTGCGTCGACACGGTCGCCTCGGCGCTCGCGGCCGAAGCCGGCGGCGCCGGCCGCGTCGAGCTGTGCGCGAACCTCGTCGAAGGGGGGACGACGCCGAGCGCGGGCACCATCGCGCTGGCGCGCGAGCGGCTGGCGATCCCGCTGTTCGTGATCGTGCGGCCGCGCGGCGGCGACTTCCTCCACGACGCCGGCGAGCTGGCGGTGATGCGCCGCGACGTGGAGGAGGCGCGGCGCCTGGGCGCCGACGGCGTCGTGATCGGCGCGCTGGCGCCCGACGGCCGGGTCGACGCGGAGGCCGTGCGCATGCTCGTGGATGCCGCGCGGCCGATGCGGGTGACCTTCCACCGCGCCTTCGACGCCACGCGCGACCTGACCGAGGCGCTGGAGGCGCTCGTCGCGCTGGGCGTGGACCGCGTGCTCACCTCCGGCGGCGCGCCGAGCGCGCTCGAGGGGGCGGGGGCGCTGGGGGCGCTCGTGCGACAGGCCGGCGACCGGCTGGTGGTGCTCGCCGGCGGCGGGCTCACCGCGGCCACTGTGGGACCCGTGGTCGCGGCGAGCGGCGTGCGCGAGGTCCACGTGCGCGGCGCGGAGCGGGCGGAGAGCGGGATGCGCTTCCGCCGCGTGGCGGTGGGCGTCGCGAAGCCGTACGTGCCCGACGACTTCGCGCGCGTCGTCACGAGCGCCGACCGGATCCGCGAGGTCGTGGCGGCGTGCGCCTCGGCGTCCGCGGCGGCCGGGCCGAAACCGGGGTAG
- a CDS encoding ABC transporter permease/M1 family aminopeptidase, translating to MIGEVFRFEVGYRLRQPSTWIYAAVLLGVPFLMMHAINGSSQVLNAPESVVNISAVLGGIGMLVSAGVFGDAAARDVQSRMHALFYTSPLRERDYLVGRFLGAVVVNAVLMLGVPLGLLLASVMPYMAAGKFGPVQLAAYGQAYALVLLPNLVLIGACMFAAAALARQALATYVGGIALFVLGIVAGDLTDGLSNTTVAALADPFGAAAVRVVTRFWTPAELNARLLGWPAILLWNRALWLAVALGVLATLVARFRFAHPGAGARRWWQRRPVADAMPEHVAPVHAPRVAAVGRSIPLAGRARQTLAVAVRAWREIAATRAFLVLLVGALVFVFAAGWDVGSEVFGTSTWPVTHLIAGTVLSTVLGPVMAVLVAVLAGEVVWRERDAGMGDIADAAPVPNGVALLGRFLALVAMLVVLQAVLAGAGMLLQAMQGWHRHEPLVYLKLLFGIKLVDYVLLAVLAMTVHVLVNQKYVGHLIVVLYFVSTQAAGLIGLRHAMLIYGSDPGWVWSDLNGLAPFLAGLVWFKLYWAAWAILLAVVASLFWVRGRELGVRRRLALARQRLAGPTLRAAALAVTLVLSLGGFVFYNTNVLHAYRTPDDEAARAAEYERRYKRFEDAPQPMLTAATLHVELYPAERAAELRGTFRLVNRSARPLDSLHVLLHPDVETRAVGFDRAARAVLDDSTQRYRIYALDRALAPGDSLAMTFAIAFRPRGFRNSGAPTEVTSNATYFERSWLPALGYQSRREVMDERVRREHGLPPRVQPPSAGDVEARDAGGRDVELVDVETTIGTDPRQIAITTGTLVREWREGGRRYFRYRTDAPIRFGGAILSAEYAVREARWDSIPLRVLYHPTHDVNVDRMLRSMQASLGYYSRAFGPYQFRELRIVEFPRYVSFARAHPHTIIFSEGSAFLTRIDSGDVDRTFFVVAHETAHQWWGGQVIPARAPGASMVSETLAQYSATMVLESAYGPEMARRFYDFNMDEHLRGRRVYTNRETPLLDGDRQPYVHYFKGGVAMYTLRERLGADVVNGALRRFREKYAGRHAPPPTSRALYAELRAVTPDSLRPLLSDLFEHITLWDVRADSVRAEPAAGGAYRVTLHVTAAKARADSIGRQTPIPMDELVEIGVFADSSGASGPGAPLYLKQHRIRAGQQTITVTVPRAPARAGIDPYRRLIERERDDNLAEVDATSDGSRRP from the coding sequence ATGATCGGCGAGGTGTTCCGCTTCGAGGTCGGCTACCGGCTGCGCCAGCCGTCGACCTGGATCTACGCCGCGGTGCTGCTCGGCGTGCCGTTCCTGATGATGCACGCCATCAACGGGAGCAGCCAGGTCCTGAACGCGCCCGAGTCGGTGGTGAACATCTCCGCCGTGCTCGGGGGCATCGGGATGCTCGTGAGCGCGGGCGTGTTCGGCGACGCGGCCGCGCGCGACGTGCAGTCGCGCATGCACGCGCTCTTCTACACGTCGCCGCTCCGCGAGCGGGACTACCTCGTCGGGCGCTTCCTCGGCGCCGTCGTGGTGAACGCGGTGCTGATGCTCGGCGTCCCGCTCGGGCTCCTGCTCGCGTCGGTGATGCCGTACATGGCGGCGGGGAAGTTCGGGCCCGTGCAGCTCGCGGCGTACGGGCAGGCGTACGCGCTGGTGCTGCTCCCCAACCTCGTGCTGATCGGCGCGTGCATGTTCGCCGCCGCGGCGCTCGCGCGGCAGGCGCTGGCGACGTACGTCGGCGGCATCGCGCTGTTCGTGCTCGGCATCGTCGCGGGCGACCTCACCGACGGGCTGTCGAATACCACGGTGGCGGCGCTCGCCGATCCGTTCGGCGCGGCGGCGGTGCGCGTGGTGACGCGCTTCTGGACGCCGGCCGAGCTGAACGCGCGGCTCCTCGGCTGGCCGGCGATCCTGCTGTGGAACCGCGCGCTCTGGCTCGCGGTCGCGCTCGGGGTGCTGGCGACGCTCGTCGCGCGCTTCCGCTTCGCGCACCCGGGCGCCGGCGCGCGCCGCTGGTGGCAGCGGCGTCCGGTCGCCGACGCCATGCCCGAGCACGTGGCGCCCGTGCATGCCCCGCGCGTCGCCGCCGTCGGGCGCTCGATCCCGCTCGCCGGGCGCGCGCGGCAGACGCTCGCCGTCGCCGTCCGTGCGTGGCGCGAGATCGCGGCGACGCGCGCCTTCCTCGTGCTGCTCGTGGGCGCGCTCGTCTTCGTCTTCGCGGCCGGCTGGGACGTGGGCTCCGAGGTCTTCGGCACGTCCACCTGGCCGGTCACGCACCTCATCGCGGGCACGGTGCTGAGCACCGTGCTCGGACCGGTGATGGCGGTGCTCGTCGCCGTCCTCGCGGGAGAGGTCGTGTGGCGCGAGCGCGATGCGGGGATGGGCGACATCGCCGACGCCGCGCCGGTGCCGAACGGCGTCGCGCTGTTGGGCCGCTTCCTCGCGCTGGTCGCGATGCTCGTCGTCCTGCAGGCCGTGCTCGCGGGCGCCGGCATGCTGCTGCAGGCGATGCAGGGCTGGCATCGGCACGAGCCGCTGGTCTACCTGAAGCTGCTCTTCGGGATCAAGCTCGTCGACTACGTGCTGCTCGCCGTGCTCGCGATGACGGTGCACGTGCTCGTGAACCAGAAGTACGTCGGCCACCTGATCGTCGTGCTGTACTTCGTGTCGACGCAGGCCGCGGGGCTCATCGGCCTCCGTCACGCGATGCTGATCTACGGCTCGGATCCGGGATGGGTCTGGTCGGACCTGAACGGGCTGGCGCCGTTCCTCGCGGGGCTCGTCTGGTTCAAGCTGTACTGGGCGGCGTGGGCGATCCTGCTCGCGGTGGTGGCGAGCCTGTTCTGGGTGCGCGGCCGGGAGCTGGGCGTGCGGCGGCGGCTCGCGCTCGCGCGGCAGCGCCTCGCCGGCCCGACGCTGCGCGCCGCGGCGCTGGCGGTGACGCTCGTGCTGTCGCTGGGCGGCTTCGTCTTCTACAACACGAACGTCCTGCACGCGTACCGCACGCCCGACGACGAGGCGGCCCGCGCGGCCGAGTACGAGCGGCGCTACAAGCGCTTCGAGGACGCGCCGCAGCCGATGCTCACGGCGGCGACGCTGCACGTCGAGCTGTACCCGGCGGAGCGCGCGGCCGAGCTGCGCGGGACGTTCCGGCTGGTGAACCGGAGCGCGCGGCCCCTCGACTCGCTGCACGTGCTGCTGCACCCCGACGTCGAGACGCGCGCGGTGGGCTTCGATCGCGCGGCGCGTGCCGTGCTCGATGATTCGACGCAGCGCTACCGCATCTACGCGCTCGACCGCGCGCTGGCGCCGGGCGACTCGCTGGCGATGACGTTCGCGATCGCGTTCCGGCCGCGCGGCTTCCGGAACAGCGGCGCGCCGACCGAGGTGACGTCGAACGCCACCTACTTCGAGCGCTCGTGGCTCCCCGCGCTCGGCTACCAGTCGCGGCGCGAGGTGATGGACGAGCGGGTGCGGCGCGAGCACGGGCTGCCGCCGCGCGTGCAGCCGCCGAGCGCGGGCGACGTGGAGGCGCGCGACGCCGGCGGGCGGGACGTCGAGCTGGTGGACGTCGAGACGACCATCGGCACCGACCCGCGGCAGATCGCGATCACGACGGGCACGCTCGTGCGCGAGTGGCGGGAGGGCGGGCGCCGGTACTTCCGGTATCGCACCGATGCGCCCATCCGCTTCGGCGGCGCGATCCTGTCGGCGGAGTACGCCGTGCGCGAGGCGCGCTGGGACTCGATCCCGCTGCGCGTTCTCTACCATCCGACGCACGACGTGAACGTCGACCGGATGCTGCGGAGCATGCAGGCGTCGCTCGGCTACTACTCGCGGGCGTTCGGGCCGTACCAGTTCCGCGAGCTGCGCATCGTCGAGTTCCCGCGCTACGTGTCGTTCGCGCGTGCGCACCCGCACACGATCATCTTCTCGGAGGGGAGCGCCTTCCTGACGCGCATCGACTCGGGCGACGTGGACCGCACCTTCTTCGTGGTCGCGCACGAGACCGCGCACCAGTGGTGGGGCGGGCAGGTGATCCCGGCGCGCGCGCCGGGCGCGTCGATGGTCTCGGAGACGCTCGCGCAGTACAGCGCGACGATGGTGCTGGAGTCGGCGTACGGCCCGGAGATGGCGCGCCGGTTCTACGACTTCAACATGGACGAGCACCTGCGCGGCCGGCGCGTCTACACGAACCGCGAGACGCCGCTGCTGGACGGCGACCGGCAGCCGTACGTGCACTACTTCAAGGGCGGCGTGGCGATGTACACGCTGCGCGAGCGGCTGGGCGCCGACGTGGTGAACGGCGCGCTGCGGCGCTTCCGCGAGAAGTACGCGGGCCGGCACGCGCCGCCGCCGACCTCGCGCGCGCTCTACGCCGAGCTGCGGGCCGTCACGCCGGACTCGCTGCGGCCGCTGCTCTCGGACCTGTTCGAGCACATCACGCTCTGGGACGTGCGCGCCGACTCGGTGCGCGCGGAGCCCGCGGCCGGCGGCGCGTATCGGGTCACGCTGCACGTGACGGCGGCCAAGGCACGCGCCGACAGCATCGGGCGGCAGACGCCGATCCCGATGGACGAGCTGGTGGAGATCGGCGTCTTCGCCGATTCCTCCGGCGCGAGCGGTCCCGGCGCGCCGCTCTACCTGAAGCAGCATCGCATCCGCGCGGGACAGCAGACGATCACGGTGACGGTGCCGCGCGCGCCCGCGCGCGCCGGGATCGATCCGTACCGCCGGCTCATCGAGCGCGAGCGCGACGACAACCTCGCGGAGGTGGACGCCACGTCGGACGGCTCACGGAGACCGTGA